The following is a genomic window from Calliphora vicina chromosome 5, idCalVici1.1, whole genome shotgun sequence.
agttcaattaatttatttaaattaaaataaaattttaaatgaaaattaaaattttattcaaaatttcttattaaattgaaaattgttttagctaacaagaaatttataaaggtgataaaattttaaagtttttaattaaatttttaagaacttATTAGCAAATGATTGCTGTATATAATAATGtagatttaagatttgtatgtgtattacaataaataaataaatatatgtatgtatgtattttgaaatGGATATTCCTATTTGTATATCCAATAAAAAGTAATTGtggttttagttttagaaaaacaaaaaaaatcttataatttcaaaatttaaacaattcgaAACCCGTTTTCACTCACTcccagaaaataaattaaacaaattatgttcTCTAGGATCTTATTTTGGTTAGCTAGactaatatagaaaattttaatagtttttcatgaataattttatcatgatGGTTTTTGGGGATctttatgagtgatcactgatttttattctttatactCTTCAGCATGAGGGGTCTTTTGCAacaattaaagtttaatttgtttgaggataccatttattaaaatttttgtactggCCTCAGTATTTGGTGGATAATAATGTCCTTTTCATATTTCACGCAAAGCaaacatatacaatttttatatcatGGGGTGTAGTatttgtggacattcgatttgaacttgCTTACATTGAAattgacaggaaagacttcccACTGAAGTTTGTTCCACATGCGGACAGTACGGCTATCGAGTTTTCCCTGTAGTGTGTGTCCACTGCTACAGTGAATCAATAGTCTTTAATACCCTACTGATACCTACAATAATAACCTTttcctctcctgtacgcggtctagaagctccaaaatagactttgaagcacctCCCTgtacatgggagttgtatttCATTTGCGGACGGATATAGGTGttgtaaatagtgaggagatcagatggagtgaaaaCCTACTCCGTTTCAGAAAATAGAGACACTTAAATACTTCTTTCGACGCTTGATTaatgtgtttagaccagcgGACATCTCATTGTATTCTCAAGCACAGAACACCAAGAGCGCCTGGTCGTTCGTTCGTTTTTATGTTAACTTTCAAAGCTGAGTCTTGCGATCATTAAAAGCGACCTAATTCGCACGACACCAcgttcagagattgtcacaaggcCCAGATTAAGgaaatcattcatgttttgcctcatttgCCTTGGTCTATAACTTAacgaatatgaatggcaaatgtagctgtcatctgcaaaataatagctagtgttggaagtttgacgtagaaggtcgcttagaaaaataaggaatagagtTGGATAAAGAACGAAGTCTAGAGGTatttatcttgaactcgtttgatgagatcccatctataacaactcgtataatgcgatctctgagaacgctcaatataaatcgagagaagttattgccgacaccaaaagcaataagttatGAGAAAAGAGCACCATGCCACAATCTATCAAacggaaatatctagagccaccactttccCCAAAACGAAAGCCATACTGGCAGTCGTTAAGCCAAATATTTAACCAGTTGGTAGTttaccatactctccataactttggaaagtgcagaacaaattgctatttgACTGTAATTTTCAGGGTTATTAGTCTCTCCCTTTTTATGAATTGACGTTACATTAGCAGCCTTCCAATATATGATGTGCTGGAAAGGCCAGCACTGGCCATCTGACCGTTGAGAtcctataaaaaaatcataaaaaacttaaaaaggacctttttatcctttaatccagttcaccaaattttgacgaTAGGACAAATAACGAATTTTGTTATAGATGGTAGatctaatttaaatttagtgGCAAAACTTTTTGTCCGACAAATTCAGAATAAAGTTTGTGCCAAAGATTTTATcgcgaaaatataaaattaatattttcgctataaaatgcaaaaattccaataatttgaaagtataccaaagaattaatttaaaatgtcctGCAACATTGCAGTTTTAAAATCACTGTGTACAGGTATGAATGTATTAATGAAtgagattttaatttatttatttaaatgttaatcttattgttttgaaataaatctacatGTTCAAtgtcaaacaataaaaaatttaagttttatttaaggtATTTTTTTAGGTATCCTAAGCATAAGAGGGGCCAGGCGTGGCtcctcaaaaaaattttatttaaacaaaattaattttttttttccaaattgttttttaattttttttcaaaaagtttttttttttaaatttttttttatttaatttaaaaaaaaaattttggaaaaagaatctatgacaaaaaaaaatttttggtaaaaaaaaatttttggttaataaatatttttcccgatttttacccattgtggatccaatttactatagccttatatacatcgttgcaatggactttgaaatatatatcattagatatccattttgtctatattaatgacttagtaatccagatatagatcaaaaataggacaaaaatcgaaaaatcgaaaaatatataaatgtggggtcgcaaatgaaaaatgtagaaattacaaacggaatgacaaacttatttatacccTATTGGAACATgcaaatttttcccaaaaaagtccatatacatattttgtcttttgtagaaaaaaattttcttcgggactatataaaaacttagcttACTTATGCGTACCTAGTCCCACCAGATATATCCAAAcatggccaatttaaaaaaaaaagattatgtttgagtaaaaaattataaaaacgcaAATCATCAATGCTCGAagaagctccatatttgtataaccctatatcttatttaaatacatacaaagtctttttactatcacacggtaatgTTATTTACAGTaggcattttatttaaaaaaaaaaactaagtttttggaagatattttccccgttttaggaattttggtatttgaaaataaaaaaaatttcaaaaattataacgcCATTAATTTAAGAACACTTGGTCTACTTTGTTATCATATCTTTAACCGAtaacattttacattaattcaaattttatatttttctttatggaaaatccattaaaaatcattaaattatttcatttcactaaaattccCTTGTgccctttcaaaaattttaacgctttttcatatatttcattcaATGTTTAACtaatactttatttttgataattaacCTTCGTCTCTATCTTACTCTATGAATAAAACATCCCTTATAGCTTTTAAATAACATCCCCcaaaaagctttaataaaaaaGCTATTTTCACTATTAAACATTTAACCACAACTGACAGCTGTATGTAAAACTTTCCTGGTTATCCTTAAAGCTTTTGTTCTTCTAAATTTGACAACTACGAAAATgtcctacatacatacaaaacaaTAGAGAACAGCAGTTTTGTATCCTAGGGATGAGTTTAGCTGTCAAAATGTgaaaaagaaagaagtgtttttggtaaaatataaattaataggACAAGAACATTTGACCAATATTAaagaatacataaataaaatagcaATTAATCTAAATACAAACTAAATTGTAGTGTAGTTTATAAATTCCTTTAGATTTAGTGAATTGATTAGCAAGTAAAACATGttccagtagaaaataaattaattaaatgcaCAAAgaattatatagaaattttggtgtggcctaaaaaaaaatattctcttaCAAGCAAGTAGTAATAAAGCCTAACAAATATGGcttaaaaaactaaactaataaTTAAAGGACGATGttgaattatttgttaaatataatGTTCATTGAACAGCAAACCTCTTAAATAAGCCGGAAGTTATTATTAGCCACCACCATCATCACAACACCAGCACCACCAATTTCTTTGGAATACAATTGCCATGAAAATAATGCGCTTAAGACATGCTAAACTAATTGTTCTCCTAATTGTAATAGCCAACATAATATTATTCTATTACTCTTGGAAATCGACGCTATGGAAGAATATTGCTGCTTCACTAACGCTGCCCAGTATGGAGTCCTACGATTTGCTCAAAAATCCCTCACAACATCAACCACATGTCGAAAAATCTCCCAAAGAAAAAGCTCGCAATGCCTTCAAACACATACGCAAATCCATGACAATAGTATTTcgtaatttttatacatttgaaaatgatattAAGGACTCGATCGATAGTATATTGGATGTTATACCCAATATGCCCATCATTGTATTCCAAGAGGGCATATCCTATCCGCCTTTGATGTATCAGCGCAATGCGACCTCTCTTAAAGGCGAAGAGGGCAATAGTGTACGTTTTGTTAACTTAGGATTTGATATATTGAAACCGATACAGGAATTGAATCCTTTATCCACCATACATACAAAATATGCTCTCTTTATGCCCGACAGTGTACGTTTGAGTAGTAAAAATCTGTTGCAGAAGATATTGCGTGAAATTAATACGAATAGTTGGGATAAGGACAAGGATGGCACACAAGTAGTGGCTCGAAGATCGAAATTATCGCCTCCTCTAGAAGAAACCATAAGACGTATGATTATTGTGCCGTTTTCGGGTAATTTAAAGTCATTTGTGGGTTGTTTACAAATCGTTTTGGATTTGCCCAATTGGACGATACAGTATGTGGCTGTGAATAGCACAAGTGATAAATGTGATTTGGTAAATAGTggctataacaattaatatttaattgctgttttaaatttgtttgttttctatttcaaatagtttttgcaaaaacatGCCGTTTTGGTAGATGTGGCAGTTTTAAAGGAAATGCCTGAACCCTTGGCTGCTCCATTCCCGGAAATGTTTTATATACAGgcgaaattaaataatatatcgGTAAGTACTTGTTTTAAAGGTGGTCATACATGTGATTCAAGTTGTGTTACATCTAGCCCCAAttctagaacagaactagaacagaactagaactagaacagaactagaacagaactagaacagaactagaacagaactagaacagaactagaacagaactagaacagaactagaacagaactagaacagaactagaacagaactagaacagaactagaacagaactagaacagaactagaacagaactagaacagaactagaacagaactagaacagaactagaacagaactagaacagaactagaacagaactagaacagaactagaacagaactagaacagaactagaacagaactagaacagaactagaacagaactagaacagaactagaacagaactagaacagaactagaacagaactagaacagaactagaacagaactagaacagaactagaacagaactagaacagaactagaacagaactagaacagaactagaacagaactagaacagaactagaacagaactagaacagaactagaacagaactagaacagaactagaacagaactagaacagaactagaacagaactagaacagaactagaacagaactagaacagaactagaacagaactagaacagaactagaacagaactagaacagaactagaacagaactagaacagaactagaacagaactagaacagaactagaacagaactagaacagaactagaacagaactagaacagaactagaacagaactagaacagaactagaacagaactagaacagaactagaacagaactagaacagaactagaacagaactagaacagaactagaacagaactagaacagaactagaacagaactagaacagaattaGCACTTTGAAGATAATTggctacaaataagttttatttgttgATCTTAGCCCCCATAGAAGTCCCGTTTAGGATTTAACcgcaaattgtttattgaaaacaataactgaaattttataattaacgTATAAGAAATGCTAGTGTAACAAAACCAttgaatataattaaaaatctaaatagaATCGCAAACTTCACTACTTTGAAATATTAACGATATATTCTTACTTTCAGAAATTCGTCTATCCACAATCATTTCAAGATGGCAGACGACTCTTTGCCGCCTACCATACTAAACAAAGACGCACCGATATGAAACGGCGACAGTTCCGGGACAtgtataaaaaactacaaatcaaACGTATTGTACGACGATCACATAAAGTTTCAATCAAGTCGGATACCAAGGACACAGCTTCGTACAGTTCACAACATAACTTAGTTTTAGATACACAATTTTCATCGTCAAATTTCTCCTTGCCCCTGGTAACCGACATTGATCTAATCGGCTGCGAAAGAATAACAAAATCGTGTGTGGGCACGGTTTATAACCAGCGGCCATTTTATGTTTACTTGGGCAAACATACACCACCTTGTTGTTTGGACAAACTAAAGACCGCTTTTAATCATGTTCTGGAGGAGTTTGAAAATGTGGGCATACGCTATTGGCTGGACAATCAGGCTTTGAGAACGGCCATTGATACAAATCAATTGTCACCGGATGCCTATGATATTGATATCAGTTTTAATGTGGACGATTTGGAACGCTCAAACTCCCTGAAGAAATCCCAGACAAAACCCTATGTGGATAATGAGGgattttattggattaaagcCACCGATGGTCACTATTTTAAGGTGCAGTTTTCGAAAATCAATCAGATTGGCGTGAATCTTTTGCCCTTCGAAATAACGGGCAATGAGGTGAAACCGAATGGTTTCTTTGGTTGGAAGGCCAAATCATTTTCGGCCGATTTTCTACATCCCATGTCGACGGTGctatttttgggtaaaaatattATGTGTCCCAATAATGTGAGAGACTATTTAGAATTTAAGAGTATACAATAGATTGCAATTTAAAACTGTGTTAATGAATGTCATTTATAAttctataattttgttaaattttaaaatttatttagtttagattttatgttttt
Proteins encoded in this region:
- the LOC135960905 gene encoding ribitol 5-phosphate transferase FKRP; the protein is MKIMRLRHAKLIVLLIVIANIILFYYSWKSTLWKNIAASLTLPSMESYDLLKNPSQHQPHVEKSPKEKARNAFKHIRKSMTIVFRNFYTFENDIKDSIDSILDVIPNMPIIVFQEGISYPPLMYQRNATSLKGEEGNSVRFVNLGFDILKPIQELNPLSTIHTKYALFMPDSVRLSSKNLLQKILREINTNSWDKDKDGTQVVARRSKLSPPLEETIRRMIIVPFSGNLKSFVGCLQIVLDLPNWTIQYVAVNSTSDKCDLFLQKHAVLVDVAVLKEMPEPLAAPFPEMFYIQAKLNNISKFVYPQSFQDGRRLFAAYHTKQRRTDMKRRQFRDMYKKLQIKRIVRRSHKVSIKSDTKDTASYSSQHNLVLDTQFSSSNFSLPLVTDIDLIGCERITKSCVGTVYNQRPFYVYLGKHTPPCCLDKLKTAFNHVLEEFENVGIRYWLDNQALRTAIDTNQLSPDAYDIDISFNVDDLERSNSLKKSQTKPYVDNEGFYWIKATDGHYFKVQFSKINQIGVNLLPFEITGNEVKPNGFFGWKAKSFSADFLHPMSTVLFLGKNIMCPNNVRDYLEFKSIQ